Proteins found in one Lutimonas zeaxanthinifaciens genomic segment:
- a CDS encoding sensor histidine kinase yields the protein MIKTKYRWSTELLFQLVLIIIVFLFYSFDKNDPLIEEHEIVFFSTYVAAAMVVNYILLDRFLYKKNYIGFFFWFFVLISTVIVIEEGVLEKIYYPDTRGKYIPNIFFNLLDVLPPIIILSGFKFAWDAVLKQKELDEVKLKAQESELQLLKTQINPHFLFNNLNNLYAHAVEKSNKTPEIILALSDFLRYTLYECKARYVSINKEIEQLENYIHLHKMHLEGRGKVSFTSDIQGIGFQIAPLLLMVFIENTFKHSTSSQSDSIEIAIHLTVNTKGKLTFECSNTFQEQTNTESLSKGIGLKNVQKRLNLLYPKQHTLTITDQKELYQVFLEIQLNPLEVD from the coding sequence ATGATCAAAACAAAATACAGATGGTCAACAGAACTTTTGTTTCAATTGGTTTTGATCATCATCGTATTCCTGTTTTATTCCTTTGACAAGAATGACCCCTTGATCGAGGAACATGAGATCGTTTTTTTCTCTACTTATGTTGCCGCTGCCATGGTGGTCAATTACATCTTACTTGACAGGTTTTTATACAAAAAAAATTACATCGGTTTCTTTTTCTGGTTTTTTGTGCTTATTTCGACTGTGATCGTTATCGAAGAGGGCGTTTTGGAAAAGATCTATTATCCGGATACCCGAGGAAAATATATTCCTAATATCTTTTTTAATTTACTGGACGTTCTTCCTCCGATTATTATCCTGTCCGGATTCAAATTTGCCTGGGACGCCGTTCTCAAACAAAAGGAGCTCGATGAAGTCAAATTAAAGGCTCAGGAAAGTGAACTTCAACTGCTAAAGACTCAGATAAATCCGCACTTTTTGTTCAATAACCTGAATAATCTATATGCTCATGCTGTTGAAAAGTCGAATAAAACCCCAGAGATCATTTTGGCCTTATCAGATTTTCTTCGATATACCCTTTATGAATGCAAAGCCAGATACGTGAGTATCAACAAGGAAATTGAACAGCTGGAGAATTATATTCATTTGCATAAGATGCATTTGGAAGGAAGAGGAAAGGTCTCTTTTACATCGGATATCCAGGGAATCGGATTTCAAATAGCACCATTGCTTTTGATGGTTTTTATTGAGAATACCTTTAAACACAGTACATCCAGCCAATCTGATTCTATTGAAATAGCTATTCATTTAACCGTAAACACCAAAGGTAAACTCACGTTTGAATGCAGCAACACATTCCAGGAACAAACAAATACAGAAAGCCTCTCTAAAGGAATCGGATTGAAAAATGTTCAAAAAAGACTTAACTTACTCTATCCAAAACAGCATACACTGACTATAACCGATCAAAAGGAACTGTATCAGGTATTTTTGGAAATTCAGTTAAACCCATTAGAAGTTGATTGA
- a CDS encoding response regulator transcription factor, with amino-acid sequence MIDCIIIEDQAPAQRILQRYIEDVGSLNLLETFSDPLRALSFLNTRPVDLIFLDIHLPKLSGIEFLKSISNPPKVILTTAFTDYALESYDLDVVDYLLKPFSFQRFVKAVSKLPLNDPKVQDANESGAKATKSLFLKSGHEYIKIDIDQISHINSDADYTDIYYADKKLISSESLKYWEDSLSDHEFIRVHKSYIVNLKMVEKISRNEIHLLTNYRIPIGRTYKKILDESYLKGK; translated from the coding sequence TTGATTGATTGTATTATCATAGAGGATCAGGCACCTGCTCAACGTATTTTACAACGGTATATAGAAGATGTGGGCTCTCTGAACTTGTTGGAAACATTTTCCGATCCATTAAGGGCCTTGTCTTTTTTAAATACAAGACCCGTCGATTTGATTTTCCTGGATATTCATCTGCCTAAATTATCGGGTATAGAATTTTTAAAATCCATTTCAAATCCTCCTAAGGTCATCCTCACCACCGCTTTTACCGATTATGCCTTGGAGAGTTATGACCTGGACGTAGTGGATTATTTGCTGAAACCTTTTTCCTTTCAGCGTTTTGTCAAAGCGGTTTCAAAACTACCCTTGAATGATCCTAAGGTCCAGGACGCCAATGAATCAGGCGCAAAGGCGACGAAATCCTTGTTTTTAAAATCCGGACATGAATACATCAAAATAGATATCGATCAAATCTCTCATATCAATTCGGATGCAGACTATACGGATATATATTACGCAGATAAGAAACTAATCTCCTCTGAATCATTAAAGTATTGGGAAGACAGCTTAAGCGACCATGAATTTATCCGAGTTCATAAATCCTATATCGTGAATTTAAAGATGGTTGAGAAAATATCAAGAAATGAGATTCACCTTCTTACGAATTACAGAATACCGATAGGACGCACCTATAAAAAGATTTTAGACGAGAGCTATTTAAAAGGAAAATGA
- a CDS encoding APC family permease, translating into MVPSEKEEGLKRVIGVTGLSLNIVNITIGAGIFALPAGVAIALGGFSVFAYIFCGLMMAAIMLCYAEIGTRITNSGGSYAYVEAAFGDYAGFIVSWLMVFGWSILGSAALMNLIADSVAVVMPVFSEKGIRVLLHAVLLGFLLITNIRGAREGVAFIKVITIIKLLPLIGIIIFGFSSIDTVNLQWEHLPRFETFSSATLVLFFAFAGFETALGVSGEIKNPQRTIPLGILFGGAIILVIYLLLQAVTQGILGNDMLEVKDAPLAAVANRIVGPAGSLILLLAAAISCFGSVSTDILNTPRVIFAGSNDGLFPKFLGKVHPKFATPYWSITCFVALIFVFSVWGSFEQLALLASAAILLIYLMVIFATIRLKVKNKEANEKIFKVPGGLLVPVVAIACIVWLLSSLSKMEIIATIIFIAFVSIIFFAMKWIKKRAGVD; encoded by the coding sequence ATGGTACCATCAGAAAAAGAAGAAGGATTAAAACGCGTCATTGGCGTTACGGGATTATCCCTTAATATTGTAAATATCACCATTGGAGCCGGTATTTTTGCTCTTCCCGCCGGAGTTGCAATTGCCCTGGGAGGGTTTTCAGTATTTGCCTATATTTTTTGTGGCTTGATGATGGCAGCGATTATGCTCTGTTATGCGGAAATAGGAACCAGAATTACAAATTCTGGAGGAAGTTATGCCTATGTTGAAGCCGCTTTTGGAGATTACGCCGGATTTATCGTAAGCTGGTTAATGGTTTTTGGCTGGAGTATATTAGGAAGTGCAGCTTTAATGAATCTCATTGCTGATTCAGTTGCCGTTGTAATGCCCGTTTTTTCTGAAAAAGGGATTCGTGTTTTATTGCATGCCGTGCTTCTGGGATTTTTGCTTATCACGAATATTAGAGGAGCCAGGGAAGGTGTGGCTTTTATAAAAGTGATTACCATTATTAAGTTGTTACCATTGATCGGTATTATAATTTTTGGATTCTCCTCTATAGATACAGTAAATTTGCAATGGGAACATTTACCGAGATTTGAAACCTTTTCAAGTGCTACTTTGGTATTGTTTTTTGCCTTTGCCGGATTTGAAACAGCTCTTGGGGTGAGTGGTGAGATAAAGAATCCGCAACGCACGATCCCTTTGGGTATTTTGTTTGGAGGCGCTATTATATTGGTGATCTATTTATTGTTGCAAGCTGTGACCCAGGGAATTTTGGGAAATGATATGCTTGAAGTAAAAGATGCTCCCCTTGCTGCAGTGGCCAACAGAATTGTGGGCCCGGCAGGCTCATTGATTCTTTTGCTGGCAGCGGCAATATCCTGCTTTGGGTCGGTAAGCACAGATATTTTAAACACACCTCGCGTTATCTTTGCAGGTTCCAATGATGGATTGTTTCCTAAGTTTCTGGGGAAAGTTCATCCAAAATTCGCAACACCTTATTGGTCAATCACCTGTTTTGTTGCGTTGATTTTTGTCTTTTCTGTTTGGGGTAGTTTTGAGCAGCTCGCCTTGCTGGCAAGTGCTGCGATACTTCTGATTTATCTCATGGTCATTTTTGCTACCATCAGGTTGAAAGTCAAAAATAAAGAGGCGAATGAAAAAATTTTTAAAGTGCCGGGTGGATTGCTTGTGCCCGTGGTTGCCATTGCATGTATTGTCTGGTTATTAAGTAGTTTAAGTAAAATGGAAATAATAGCCACGATTATTTTTATCGCGTTTGTTAGCATCATCTTTTTTGCAATGAAATGGATAAAAAAAAGAGCTGGAGTTGATTGA
- a CDS encoding Gfo/Idh/MocA family oxidoreductase, translated as MKEYTSSTKTELSKESSKVNPKGSIDRRKFIEGVSSAAIGLTIVPSTVLGGRHVAPSDKINVAYIGLGTQGLRQLPDIIQLPDVHITAVCDPQRKAINYYDWGPTWLRDQMRELTGNPNWTTGGNNTIPGGLDNGKEIVDAYYAKTGKNYKCNPYTDFRELLEKEKDLDAIQVMTPDHLHGIICGAALKRNIAVSVHKPLSNRLIEANKVFEMANKSSVTTHLQPWDLNGEDMPKIMDWINNGAIGELQEVHNWSFRPVWPQYANLPADTPKVPDGFDWDLWLGPEADRPYHPHYTNMTFRGWYDFGGGSMADMGHYSLWTVFEHLKLGRPTIVEPNFNHVCGITDKGTAFKIQNDFSFPYASSMRFKYPAVEGRPAIDLVWYDGGMRPPVPDEFYEQGIEFPSEGIMFKGSKGIIMTRGFHATAPYLLSEGVKDSKEVTAAAGAVKMPGIQRFIEGIKKGKQIEGGFRQAWPITEAVNLYAVALRSQKTLHYDADAMKIKNDQKANEYLNRSYRKGWGLDEV; from the coding sequence ATGAAAGAATATACCAGTTCAACCAAAACAGAATTGTCCAAAGAATCTTCAAAAGTAAATCCCAAGGGGTCAATTGATCGAAGAAAGTTTATTGAAGGAGTAAGTTCAGCAGCCATAGGTCTGACCATTGTACCGTCAACTGTATTGGGTGGAAGGCATGTTGCTCCCAGCGACAAAATAAATGTGGCCTATATTGGCTTAGGTACGCAGGGTCTTCGTCAACTACCGGATATTATTCAATTGCCGGATGTTCATATCACCGCGGTTTGTGATCCGCAGAGAAAAGCGATTAATTACTATGATTGGGGACCAACCTGGCTGCGTGATCAGATGCGAGAATTAACTGGTAATCCAAACTGGACTACGGGGGGCAACAATACGATTCCTGGTGGTTTGGATAACGGTAAAGAGATTGTAGATGCTTATTATGCCAAAACAGGAAAGAATTACAAATGCAATCCGTATACCGATTTCCGTGAGTTGCTGGAGAAAGAAAAAGACCTGGATGCCATTCAGGTCATGACTCCGGATCACTTGCACGGGATCATCTGTGGGGCTGCCTTAAAACGCAATATCGCTGTTTCGGTACACAAACCTTTGTCAAACCGTTTAATAGAAGCTAATAAGGTGTTTGAAATGGCAAATAAATCAAGCGTAACGACCCATCTGCAACCCTGGGATTTAAATGGTGAGGATATGCCCAAAATAATGGACTGGATCAACAACGGAGCCATAGGAGAATTGCAGGAGGTTCATAACTGGTCCTTCCGTCCGGTATGGCCGCAATATGCTAATTTACCTGCCGATACACCCAAGGTGCCAGATGGTTTTGACTGGGATCTGTGGCTGGGCCCTGAAGCGGACAGGCCTTATCATCCACATTATACCAATATGACCTTTAGAGGCTGGTATGACTTTGGAGGTGGTTCCATGGCAGACATGGGGCATTATAGTTTATGGACCGTTTTTGAGCATTTGAAGCTGGGCAGGCCAACTATTGTAGAGCCTAATTTTAATCATGTCTGTGGTATCACCGATAAAGGAACTGCCTTTAAAATTCAAAATGATTTTAGCTTTCCTTATGCAAGTTCCATGCGCTTTAAATATCCTGCAGTTGAAGGCCGCCCGGCCATAGACCTGGTCTGGTATGATGGTGGAATGCGTCCTCCGGTTCCTGATGAGTTTTACGAACAGGGAATTGAATTCCCGTCAGAAGGGATCATGTTCAAAGGGAGTAAAGGCATTATTATGACCCGAGGTTTTCACGCAACGGCCCCTTATTTACTTTCCGAAGGGGTGAAGGACAGTAAGGAAGTCACTGCAGCGGCGGGAGCTGTAAAAATGCCTGGAATACAGCGTTTTATTGAAGGGATTAAGAAGGGTAAACAAATAGAAGGAGGGTTCCGTCAGGCCTGGCCCATAACTGAAGCTGTGAATTTATATGCAGTAGCCCTTCGTTCTCAAAAAACCTTGCATTACGATGCTGATGCGATGAAAATAAAAAATGACCAAAAAGCCAATGAATACCTGAACAGATCCTATAGAAAAGGTTGGGGGCTGGATGAAGTCTGA
- a CDS encoding carboxypeptidase-like regulatory domain-containing protein — protein MKIFLSIFMIFTCFLTVSQEIKRENIVGKIIVEGSDLEGITIFNTSSQKGAVTDAKGNFIISVALNDLLEFRALEYQSINVKVNNAVLESKRMRVYLIEKMNVLQEVVVTYKELSGTLVADANKLESFNPKQNAFYFGISNDEIYGLSDDSQSQIRNLEKNEQGKTTVNGLDVVNIVDMLLIPLFRSEVKNKKAAGVPEVPAEHIKYYFGSDYLVENFSIPEHRVEEFIRYVEDDTFDFDLLNYGHEIELLDLLSRKSKTFLDTQTGFD, from the coding sequence ATGAAAATATTTCTGTCAATATTTATGATTTTCACTTGCTTTCTCACAGTTTCTCAAGAGATCAAACGAGAAAATATTGTTGGTAAAATCATTGTAGAAGGCAGTGATCTGGAAGGAATTACTATTTTCAATACTTCCTCTCAGAAAGGAGCTGTGACGGATGCAAAAGGGAATTTCATCATCTCTGTAGCCTTAAATGACCTTTTAGAGTTTAGAGCCCTGGAATATCAAAGCATTAATGTTAAGGTGAACAATGCCGTATTAGAATCAAAAAGGATGAGGGTTTATTTGATTGAAAAAATGAATGTACTTCAAGAAGTAGTAGTAACCTATAAAGAACTAAGCGGCACATTGGTTGCAGATGCCAATAAGTTAGAATCTTTTAACCCGAAACAAAATGCCTTTTATTTTGGGATAAGCAATGATGAAATTTACGGTTTAAGTGATGATAGCCAAAGTCAAATAAGGAATCTTGAAAAGAACGAACAAGGAAAAACAACGGTCAATGGCCTGGATGTGGTTAATATTGTTGATATGCTTCTGATACCACTTTTCAGGTCTGAAGTAAAAAACAAAAAGGCAGCAGGTGTTCCCGAAGTACCTGCCGAACACATTAAATACTATTTTGGATCCGATTATTTAGTTGAAAATTTTAGTATTCCCGAGCATCGCGTTGAAGAATTCATTCGCTATGTGGAAGACGATACCTTTGATTTTGACCTGTTGAATTATGGCCACGAGATAGAACTTCTTGATCTTCTCAGCAGAAAGAGTAAAACATTTTTGGATACTCAAACCGGATTTGATTAG
- a CDS encoding helix-turn-helix domain-containing protein — MCSFFILSEFFSTLEVNANDIMENKISLIDLINLLFITGVFYGLIFTVTLFFLKRKMGKPILFLNLQVLFITLNNLQAWLIDMNLVSSFVYIRYMRVPWYVLCMPMFYVFMVNYLKLSKRSFYVLRITIGLFCTFIILRLGLIYYAQQNQFSEVEIKYFMDNYSSIEEIVSYSYTLVIFLLSLTTFYKRQHLFYRVLEYDDLKWIKHFMNLAGVILIIWLTAIIKSIGNSVFSSPEIYYPLRLSTTILIYWIGFKGLFRFRVKEDRIVLRKSIRKQLKTENKEFLWDHEQNPEIKSEKQREQFDRVNDYVINQKIYLDPFLSLDSLALSLQLSSGYLSNLINTFTNTHFTDYINKFRIEQAKKMLIDKDFEDYTIISIGLESGFNSKSTFYKAFKKFTQITPVEFRRNNL, encoded by the coding sequence ATGTGTTCGTTTTTTATACTGTCCGAGTTTTTCAGTACCTTGGAAGTCAACGCCAATGACATCATGGAAAATAAAATTTCGTTAATAGACCTGATCAATCTATTATTTATAACCGGAGTCTTTTACGGCTTGATTTTTACGGTCACCCTTTTCTTTTTGAAGAGAAAAATGGGGAAGCCCATTTTGTTTTTAAATCTGCAGGTTCTCTTTATTACCCTTAATAATTTGCAGGCATGGCTGATCGATATGAATTTGGTTAGTTCTTTTGTTTACATTAGATATATGAGAGTTCCATGGTACGTTCTTTGTATGCCAATGTTTTATGTTTTTATGGTCAATTACCTGAAATTATCCAAAAGAAGTTTTTATGTTCTCAGAATTACCATCGGACTTTTTTGCACCTTTATTATATTAAGGCTAGGCCTGATTTATTATGCTCAGCAAAATCAATTTAGCGAAGTAGAAATCAAGTATTTTATGGATAATTATAGCAGTATTGAGGAAATCGTATCCTATTCCTATACCTTGGTTATCTTTCTTTTATCTCTGACAACCTTCTACAAACGACAACATTTATTTTATCGGGTCCTCGAATATGACGATCTCAAATGGATCAAACATTTTATGAACCTCGCGGGAGTGATTCTTATTATTTGGCTGACAGCAATCATAAAAAGCATTGGAAACAGTGTATTCAGTTCCCCGGAAATCTATTACCCATTGCGCTTGAGCACAACAATTCTTATCTACTGGATTGGATTTAAAGGATTATTCAGGTTTCGAGTAAAAGAAGATCGTATCGTTTTAAGAAAGAGCATCAGGAAGCAGTTAAAAACTGAAAATAAGGAGTTTCTTTGGGACCATGAACAGAATCCAGAGATAAAATCTGAAAAACAAAGAGAGCAATTTGATAGAGTAAACGATTATGTTATTAATCAAAAAATATATCTTGATCCATTTCTTAGTCTCGATTCTCTGGCCCTAAGTTTACAGTTAAGTAGTGGATATTTGTCGAATTTGATCAATACTTTTACAAACACTCATTTTACCGATTATATAAATAAGTTTCGTATTGAACAGGCAAAAAAAATGTTAATTGATAAAGATTTTGAGGATTACACAATCATATCCATTGGGTTGGAGTCAGGGTTCAACTCAAAATCGACATTTTATAAAGCTTTTAAAAAATTCACTCAGATCACACCTGTGGAATTCAGAAGGAATAATTTGTGA
- a CDS encoding DUF6268 family outer membrane beta-barrel protein: MKHKFLIALFLAPLIQVFSQERLDILTLSGRYGFPASYDSIYEGKGVESGFMASLVAPAKLSEKSIWYSSLNYFYWKVSNDEQMPEDVMNPIQIHGLILRTGLIQKFENDRSLQVLFAPRLMTDFKNVNSDHFQLGGIVVYEKIYRETLRMGFGALYNQEFSGPNLVPLVNVDWKINGKWSLVGLLPIYSKLKYKINDRLDAGWSHFGLVTTYRLGHPEYEGDYIERKSIDETLYARYNLFGDFFLEGRIGYAFGRSYKQYEADQKVDLSIPLITFGDDRIAKTASIHDGMIASIRLVYSVSIENRK, from the coding sequence ATGAAGCACAAGTTTCTTATTGCATTATTCCTTGCGCCATTAATTCAAGTATTTTCCCAGGAAAGGCTGGATATTCTGACCCTCTCTGGACGTTATGGATTTCCTGCGTCATATGATTCTATTTACGAGGGTAAGGGCGTGGAATCAGGTTTTATGGCATCGCTTGTTGCCCCGGCGAAACTTTCCGAAAAGAGTATCTGGTACTCTAGTTTGAATTATTTTTACTGGAAGGTTTCCAATGATGAACAAATGCCTGAAGATGTCATGAATCCCATTCAGATTCATGGACTGATCCTAAGGACCGGATTGATTCAAAAATTTGAAAATGATCGCTCCTTACAGGTTTTATTCGCACCAAGGCTCATGACAGATTTCAAAAACGTAAATTCTGATCACTTTCAATTGGGAGGAATTGTGGTGTATGAAAAAATATATCGAGAAACCCTGCGAATGGGATTCGGCGCTTTATACAATCAAGAATTTTCCGGGCCCAATCTGGTCCCTCTTGTAAATGTCGACTGGAAAATAAACGGCAAGTGGTCCCTGGTGGGATTGTTGCCCATCTACTCTAAATTAAAATATAAAATCAATGATAGACTGGATGCCGGATGGAGTCATTTTGGATTGGTAACCACCTACAGGCTCGGTCATCCGGAATATGAGGGAGATTATATTGAAAGAAAAAGTATTGATGAAACATTATATGCCAGATATAATCTGTTTGGTGACTTCTTTTTGGAAGGAAGAATTGGCTATGCATTCGGAAGGAGCTATAAACAATATGAAGCCGATCAGAAAGTAGATTTAAGCATTCCCTTGATCACTTTTGGAGATGATCGAATCGCTAAAACAGCCTCTATACATGATGGAATGATCGCCAGCATCAGATTGGTATACAGTGTTTCAATAGAAAACCGCAAGTAG
- a CDS encoding M28 family metallopeptidase — protein sequence MEKSSKLLVLMFLVGMLNFSISAQMSQIKSTIDQIEAESHLRFLSADELRGRNTGTIELNIAGRYIAEQFRKYGLNPLGDEEGEYNQKVEIYESKPPSVASASLHDMVFDIKSDLGYINGKNGEIEGPVIFLEDPSEMETAELKGKIVVTVLGDIRKAVMHTDQIHKMEEMGAIGLIEIFGSGQQFPWDAVARYLNSQKMNLGKIDSVQGLPRVWVNDTTNVLSQKLKLNNTPTNARIQIDGLKKRSVDTYNIVGKIEGTDPALKDEHVIMCAHYDHIGVQSGKGLDSIYNGTRDNGIGTTGLINAAKYFSLYPAKRSIVIIALTAEEKGLLGSTYYSDNPKVPLEKTVFALNIDNSGYTDTENITLLDTARTNIDQFVYEAAKEAGLGVMGDRIPSQGYYERSDQVSFAKKGVPAVNFKMSMAAFDERISKYYHQPNDEFNTIDRDYIYKYWISYIRSAELISNWDQKPYWMPGDKFEEAGNKLYKKED from the coding sequence ATGGAAAAATCATCCAAATTACTCGTTCTGATGTTTTTGGTAGGTATGTTAAACTTTAGTATCTCCGCTCAGATGTCTCAGATAAAATCTACGATTGACCAGATTGAAGCGGAATCCCATCTGCGCTTTTTATCTGCTGATGAATTAAGGGGTAGAAATACAGGAACGATCGAATTAAATATTGCCGGCAGATATATTGCAGAACAATTTAGAAAATACGGACTGAACCCCCTTGGAGATGAAGAGGGGGAGTATAATCAGAAAGTAGAGATTTACGAATCAAAGCCTCCTTCCGTGGCCTCGGCTTCTTTACATGATATGGTATTTGACATCAAATCGGATTTGGGTTATATCAATGGGAAAAATGGAGAAATTGAGGGTCCCGTTATTTTTTTGGAAGATCCCTCAGAAATGGAAACCGCTGAGTTAAAAGGTAAGATTGTAGTTACGGTTTTGGGTGATATAAGAAAAGCAGTTATGCATACGGACCAGATTCACAAGATGGAAGAAATGGGAGCAATTGGATTAATAGAAATCTTTGGTTCGGGTCAGCAATTTCCATGGGATGCCGTTGCCAGGTATCTTAACAGTCAAAAAATGAACCTTGGTAAAATAGATTCTGTACAAGGTTTACCTCGTGTATGGGTGAATGATACAACTAATGTGCTCAGTCAAAAGCTAAAACTGAACAATACTCCGACAAATGCCAGAATCCAAATAGATGGTTTAAAGAAAAGATCTGTTGACACCTATAATATTGTAGGTAAAATTGAAGGAACTGATCCTGCCTTAAAGGATGAGCATGTGATAATGTGTGCCCATTATGATCATATTGGCGTGCAATCCGGGAAAGGATTAGATTCTATTTACAATGGAACAAGAGACAATGGTATTGGAACCACCGGGCTTATAAATGCCGCAAAATATTTTAGTTTGTATCCGGCTAAAAGGTCAATAGTGATCATTGCTTTGACGGCTGAAGAAAAGGGTCTTTTGGGCAGTACCTATTATTCGGACAATCCAAAAGTTCCATTGGAAAAAACTGTATTTGCCTTGAACATTGATAATTCAGGATATACCGATACCGAGAATATAACCTTACTGGATACCGCTAGAACCAATATTGACCAGTTTGTTTATGAGGCAGCCAAAGAAGCGGGTTTAGGTGTTATGGGAGACAGAATTCCGAGCCAGGGGTATTATGAAAGATCCGATCAGGTCAGTTTTGCAAAGAAAGGGGTGCCAGCCGTTAATTTTAAGATGTCTATGGCAGCATTTGATGAAAGAATCTCAAAGTACTATCACCAGCCCAATGATGAGTTTAATACTATTGATCGTGATTATATCTATAAATATTGGATATCCTATATCAGGTCTGCTGAACTTATTTCTAACTGGGATCAGAAGCCATACTGGATGCCTGGTGATAAATTTGAAGAAGCGGGAAATAAACTCTACAAAAAGGAGGACTAA
- a CDS encoding SDR family NAD(P)-dependent oxidoreductase: MKGVLEKFELNGKTALVTGCSRGIGRSMALGLAEAGADIIGVSATLEKQGSEIEKEVVALGRRFWSFQCDFSKRDDLYRFMNDLEKKNFNIDILVSNAGTSFRAPVAVHSDEEWDRVLEVNLNAHFILAREIGKGMIERSHGKIIFTASLLTFQGGFTVPGYAASKGGIGQLTMALANEWAAKGINVNAIAPGYIKSDMTAALQKDAIRSKSILERIPQGRWGRPDDFKGPIVFLASEASNYMNGAILTVDGGWMGR; the protein is encoded by the coding sequence ATGAAAGGAGTATTGGAAAAATTTGAACTTAATGGTAAAACAGCACTGGTTACTGGATGCAGCAGGGGAATTGGAAGGTCGATGGCATTGGGTTTGGCCGAAGCCGGAGCAGATATTATTGGTGTATCTGCCACTTTGGAAAAACAGGGAAGTGAAATCGAAAAAGAAGTTGTAGCGTTGGGCAGGCGATTCTGGTCTTTTCAATGTGATTTCTCTAAAAGGGATGATCTGTATAGGTTTATGAATGACTTAGAAAAGAAGAATTTTAATATAGATATTCTGGTCAGCAATGCAGGCACCTCTTTCCGAGCTCCGGTGGCTGTGCACTCTGATGAAGAGTGGGACCGGGTTTTGGAAGTGAACCTTAACGCACACTTTATTCTGGCCCGTGAAATAGGTAAGGGCATGATTGAGCGTAGTCATGGAAAAATCATATTTACGGCATCGTTGCTGACTTTTCAAGGTGGATTTACCGTTCCAGGATATGCGGCCAGCAAGGGGGGCATTGGTCAACTAACGATGGCACTGGCAAACGAATGGGCAGCTAAGGGAATCAATGTTAATGCAATTGCTCCGGGTTATATAAAATCGGATATGACAGCTGCTCTTCAAAAAGATGCGATTCGATCTAAATCAATTCTCGAAAGAATTCCCCAAGGCAGATGGGGCAGGCCAGATGACTTTAAAGGCCCCATAGTGTTTTTGGCCTCTGAGGCTTCTAATTATATGAACGGGGCAATACTGACCGTTGATGGCGGCTGGATGGGGCGTTAG